The following DNA comes from Novosphingobium sp. PP1Y.
GCACGATCCATTCGTGCATCGACATCGTGATGGCAGTGGCACCGGGCGAGGCCTACACGACGTTGCCATTTGTCCGTCCCGGCGCTGACATTCTGCTGCACATCGAGGGCTGGCCCAAGGTCGCACAGGTGTTGCAGGCCGTCGATGCGGTCGAAGCCGCCGGTGTTGATCCGTGCGACGCATCGCCCGATCACTGGCGCCACGTCGGCAACCGGCTGAATGCCGGAATGCCGTTCAGGGCTTACACAGCGGAGCGGCACGCGGCCTGGCTCCGGCGCAAGGCGCTCGAAGCATGAGCCGCCGCCGCTATGTTCGCGCCACGATACTGTGGGCAGGCTTGTTCAGCGCCGGGTTCGCAGCAGTCGCCATGCTGTCGCCGCGACCGCGAATAATGTGGAACGCGAGCGCCAGTGCGCCCGTCGGCCTCTATCGCCTCGAGGCCGATACACGCCCAAGGCTCGGCGAACTGGTCGCCATTGTGCCGCCGACTGCGACCGCGCGGATGATGGCCGACCGCCACTATCTGCCAATTGGCGTGCCGCTCATGAAACATGTCGTGGCTCTGCC
Coding sequences within:
- a CDS encoding DUF2840 domain-containing protein, with product MSEPTAQRHSSSQAIRSATASALTEVEVTWIEKRYEQWIRFGRIAADTIINRRTRVIAFRPGAVFAFVRWTSNDYGTIHSCIDIVMAVAPGEAYTTLPFVRPGADILLHIEGWPKVAQVLQAVDAVEAAGVDPCDASPDHWRHVGNRLNAGMPFRAYTAERHAAWLRRKALEA